The following nucleotide sequence is from Nitrosopumilus adriaticus.
CAATCCCATTATAATTTAAGAACTTTTAGTAATTCATCAAAATTCTCTCGTGTTTTTTCTTGTTTGTATTGTTTTAACGCTTTAATTATTTTTTCTTTGGAAGAATTTTTGTATATTTTTTGAGTTTTTTTTGCAATTCCTGAGCCAATAAAAAATGCTTGAGTGATTGATGTTACATTTGATGGTTTTCTTTCAGTACTAGAGCTTTCAAAATCGATTAAAGTAGATTTTGTTTTTCCAACAATAACATGTTTAGAAATATTACTTAATTCACCATGATCAAAACCTATTTGATCTAATCTATAACAATCCTCTAAAATTTTTTTAATTGTTAATTTTAATTTTTTTGCACTACCTACTCCTTTTAACTGATAAATCCATTCACTAATTTTAATCCCATCTAAATATTCCATCACCAAAAAATTTTTACTAGCAACAATCATTTTTGGGCCTACATTCACAGAATTTACTAATTTCAGTAAAACTGATTCTTTTTTCATTTCTTTTCTTTGTGAATCTGTTCTTCTAATTTTTAATGCAACTAGTTTGTTATTTTTTTTTGCAAGAACAACAACACCAACATATCCTTTTCCTAAAATTGCTAGATTACCAATTGTTGTAGGACCTGAAAATGAAATTGATTTAATTTTTAATTTATCTAATTCAGATATTCTTGATTTTATTTGACGATTAGTAGCTTTTGGATATCCAAGAATTTTTGAATATGGCTCCTCAGATAATTTGTTAATTGAAATAAATGAGTGTGCCATCCGTTGAAATCAACTCATTTGCAACCTCTTTAATTGATTTGCTTAAATTTTTCTTTCCTATTGTAATCTTGTAACCTCGTTTAAAATCACTTTGAAGTCCTTTTGGTATGCCTGTTTGAAGATTCTTTTTCAAAAATTCTGACATAAACTTGACTGCGTCTGTATTCTTTCTTTTTTCAACTGAAATAATTTTTCCATTATTTCCAATCCACATCAGTTCGGTATTTTTAAGATTTTTAGAAATAAAGCTCTTCGAACTTTCTTCTCTGAAAAAATCAGGTCCATTCTTTGAATAAATTTGATTTATTTCAGTTGATTCCAAGAAGAAAAACAACCATGCATCTTTCTTTTGATCCGTGTAACAATTACTTCTTAATACGTGAAATCCACCTAATTCTAATTGTGTTGACAATGATGAAGTAGCTCTTTTAATCTGTCCCCATATTATATCTGGACTTCTTATTTTAAAACTAAATTTTATCACTAACAAATTTTCCCAATATTTTTTTGAAACCTTCAATTGTTTATTCTTAAAGAAATTCAACGTACTTTTGTTTTTAAAAGCTCTACAAATTAGAATAAATTTTCCAAGATTCTCATTTGATATTGCTGCAGCTAAGTTTCTATTATTGTCAATTGGATCAATTATAGCAATTAATGTTTCAAATTTCTTCGATGTTTTTCCAATTACCTGACATTCTTTAATTTCTGATATTGTATTTACAATGTTTTCAAAACTTCCATAGTGTAATACTAAAACCTCGCATACATATCCACTAAACCCTTGTTTGGCAATTTCTGCACCGTAAATCCCATTTGATTTTAGAAATGTCTTAAGAATTCTAACATTGTTTTTCATTTTTAACGTCAATGATTTTTGCATAAATTTAGTATGAAATGTGGATCTATCAGCAGCACTTTTCCATTCTCCAACTTTTACATCATAAAATGGTACTACATTGATCTTCGTGTTTTTAATTTTAGCCTCAACATATGGATGTTCAGAATATCTTACATATGGTGAATACTTTTTTAATGATTCAAAACCTATCTTTTTAGAAATTTTTTCAAACTTATCTTCTGTTGTAGATTTTTTGAATCTTACAAAAATATCAATATCTGCATCCTTTGCTAACCAAGTGCCTTTTGCAAATGATCCTCCAAATTCTAATCCAATGACTTCTGGATATTTTTTAATTTCTTTTTCTACTAATTTGAACGCTAAATTAGATATTTCATTTTTTGATTTCTCAATTGTACTTGATGGAATTACATTTTTTGTTATTTTGGTAATAATTTGTTTCATTTTCTTAATTTAATCTCCTCTAAATCAGAATAAATTGGTCCAGTAGAAGTTAGTTCACTTTTTTTCAATTTGAAACTAGTTATTTCTTGAATTCCAAAATCTACCATTTTTTGTTCATCCAATTCTTTTGTTATATCTCCTACCTTCTTTTTAATCCTAAATATCGTAATGTGAGGTTTGAATGGTTTATCAGGAGAGAACCCTAGTGGTTCTAATACCTTTTCAACTTTTTTTGCTAGTTGAATTAGCATATTGCCTCCATTTTCATCAACACCAATCCAAATCACTCTTGGAAATTTAGGTTTAGGAAAAACACCTACTCCTTTTAGATTAATCTTAAAACTTGAAAATTCAACGGTGTTAAGAGCATCAATAACTTTCTTAGAAATTTCATCTGTTATTTCTCCTAAAAACTGCAATGTAAAATGTAAATTTTCTAAATTAACTGGTTTTGCCTCGATATCAATTTCATTTTGAATTTTTTTTATTGAATCAAGAATATCATTATTTGAAATTTCTATTGCTACAAAAGTTCGCATCACAACATTCTTTGGTGTATCTCTATAATAATTTCCGGTAAATTCATAGACGAGTCTTTTTTTTGTTATATATTGACAAAACTAATTGTATGCCTAACAGGAATGCCCGGTGCTGGGAAATCTACAATCGCTGAAGGTTTAGAATCAAAAGGTTACAAAATTATCAATATGGGAAATGCTGTGAGGGAAGAAGCAAAAAAAAGAAATTTAGAATTGACAAGATCAAATCTAGGTAAATTAATGCTTGAACTTAGAGAACAAAATGGTCCAGGGGCTATAGCAGAATTAGTTAAACCACAAATCGAATC
It contains:
- a CDS encoding RIO1 family regulatory kinase/ATPase — translated: MAHSFISINKLSEEPYSKILGYPKATNRQIKSRISELDKLKIKSISFSGPTTIGNLAILGKGYVGVVVLAKKNNKLVALKIRRTDSQRKEMKKESVLLKLVNSVNVGPKMIVASKNFLVMEYLDGIKISEWIYQLKGVGSAKKLKLTIKKILEDCYRLDQIGFDHGELSNISKHVIVGKTKSTLIDFESSSTERKPSNVTSITQAFFIGSGIAKKTQKIYKNSSKEKIIKALKQYKQEKTRENFDELLKVLKL
- the cca gene encoding CCA tRNA nucleotidyltransferase → MKQIITKITKNVIPSSTIEKSKNEISNLAFKLVEKEIKKYPEVIGLEFGGSFAKGTWLAKDADIDIFVRFKKSTTEDKFEKISKKIGFESLKKYSPYVRYSEHPYVEAKIKNTKINVVPFYDVKVGEWKSAADRSTFHTKFMQKSLTLKMKNNVRILKTFLKSNGIYGAEIAKQGFSGYVCEVLVLHYGSFENIVNTISEIKECQVIGKTSKKFETLIAIIDPIDNNRNLAAAISNENLGKFILICRAFKNKSTLNFFKNKQLKVSKKYWENLLVIKFSFKIRSPDIIWGQIKRATSSLSTQLELGGFHVLRSNCYTDQKKDAWLFFFLESTEINQIYSKNGPDFFREESSKSFISKNLKNTELMWIGNNGKIISVEKRKNTDAVKFMSEFLKKNLQTGIPKGLQSDFKRGYKITIGKKNLSKSIKEVANELISTDGTLIYFN
- the thpR gene encoding RNA 2',3'-cyclic phosphodiesterase, with the translated sequence MRTFVAIEISNNDILDSIKKIQNEIDIEAKPVNLENLHFTLQFLGEITDEISKKVIDALNTVEFSSFKINLKGVGVFPKPKFPRVIWIGVDENGGNMLIQLAKKVEKVLEPLGFSPDKPFKPHITIFRIKKKVGDITKELDEQKMVDFGIQEITSFKLKKSELTSTGPIYSDLEEIKLRK